The proteins below come from a single Epinephelus moara isolate mb chromosome 19, YSFRI_EMoa_1.0, whole genome shotgun sequence genomic window:
- the ubac2 gene encoding ubiquitin-associated domain-containing protein 2 translates to MFTTTGSRGLYKAPLSKGLLLVLNGLTVMLTLLPQYQELFMYNLQAVTQQHQVWRLLCGRLVCLDVKDSFCSSLLIYNFRIFERRFGTRKFASFLLGTWCLSALMDFLLAQAFQFLFDYEVEELPAGLLAPVFSLFVPFYRLIPRMPVTQVLGHIHITNKSLVYIVGLQLLTSSPFMWLLALSGLISGGLYHSNVLWLQKLLFVPAWVSCIGRYILEPVFSSSQPSSETPLGMGATLDIQRQQRMDMLDQQLLLAQYNESRRNARQQQQSGLLQWTRLFPSLRHRGQNRPPMQPRPQAQSHPSTQPLLDNSPVAEEQVARLVEMGFSRIDALEALRASNNDINMATNFLLQH, encoded by the exons ATGTTTACCACCACCGGCTCCCGGGGCCTGT ACAAGGCTCCTCTGTCTAAAGGCCTCCTGCTGGTTCTCAATGGGTTGACTGTGATGCTCACCCTGCTGCCACAGTACCAAGAGCTGTTCATGTACAACCTGCAGGCTGtcacacagcagcaccag GTATGGAGGTTGTTGTGCGGCAGGCTGGTCTGTCTAGATGTGAAGGACTCCTTCTGCAGCAGCCTGCTCATCTACAACTTTAGAATCTTTGAGAGGAGGTTTGGCACCAGGAAGTTTGCC TCCTTCCTGTTGGGAACGTGGTGTCTCTCTGCGCTGATGGACTTCCTGCTGGCTCAGGCTTTCCAGTTTCTGTTTGACTATGAGGTGGAGGAACTGCCTGCAGGACT GCTCGCTCCAGTCTTCTCTCTGTTTGTGCCTTTCTACCGGTTGATCCCCAGGATGCCGGTCACCCAGGTCCTGGGTCACATCCACATTACCAACAAGTCTCTGGTCTACATAGTAGGCTTGCAG CTGCTGACTTCAAGCCCCTTCATGTGGCTCCTTGCACTCAGTGGCCTG ATCTCAGGCGGACTGTACCACTCCAACGTCCTCTGGTTACAGAAGCTCCTCTTTGTGCCCGCCTGGGTGTCTTGTATTGGACGGTATATTCTGGAGCCCGTCTTCTCAA GCTCCCAGCCGAGCAGTGAGACACCCCTGGGGATGGGTGCCACTCTGGACATCCAGAGGCAGCAGAGGATGGACATGCTCGACCAGCAGCTACTGCTGGCCCAATACAACGAGTCCAGGAGGAACGCCAGACAACAGCAACAG tctgGGTTGTTACAGTGGACCAGGTTATTCCCCTCCCTGAGACACAGAGGGCAGAACCGACCCCCAATGCAGCCCCGCCCCCAGGCTCAGTCACACCCTTCTACACAGCCTCTATTGGACAACTCTCCTGTCGCAGAGGAGCag GTTGCACGGTTGGTGGAAATGGGCTTTTCCAGGATCGATGCCCTCGAGGCCCTCAGAGCTTCAAACAACGACATCAACATGGCAACCAACTTCCTCTTGCAACACTGA